The following coding sequences lie in one Notolabrus celidotus isolate fNotCel1 chromosome 20, fNotCel1.pri, whole genome shotgun sequence genomic window:
- the prmt1 gene encoding LOW QUALITY PROTEIN: protein arginine N-methyltransferase 1 (The sequence of the model RefSeq protein was modified relative to this genomic sequence to represent the inferred CDS: inserted 1 base in 1 codon; deleted 2 bases in 2 codons; substituted 1 base at 1 genomic stop codon) produces the protein MPLGFSGESSAKPAAEDMTSKDYYFDSYAHFGIMRXMLKDEVRTLTYRNSMFHNKHLFKDKVVLDVGSGTGILCMFAAKAGAKKVIGIECSSISDYAVKIVKANKMDDVVTIIKGKVEEVDLPVEGVDIIISEWMGYCLFYESMLNTVIYARDKWLVCMKPDGLILPDRATLYVTAIEDRQYKDYKIHWWENVYGFDMSCIKEVAIKEPLVDVVDPKQLVSSACLIRWVDIYTVKADDLTFTSXFCLQVKRNDYIHALVTYFNIEFTRCHKRTGFSTSPESPYTHWKQTVFYLEDYLTVKTGEEIFGTISMKPNVKNNRDLDFTVDIDFKGQLCELSKTSEYRMR, from the exons GTTTCTCAGGGGAGAGCTCAGCCAAGCCTGCAGCAGAGGACATGACGTCAAAG GATTACTACTTTGACTCATACGCTCACTTTGGCATCATGAGGTGA ATGCTGAAGGATGAAGTGCGCACGCTGACGTACCGTAACTCAATGTTCCACaacaaacatctttttaaagatAAGGTGGTGCTGGACGTGGGCAGCGGGACGGGGATCCTCTGCATGTTCGCTGCTAAAGCTGGAGCCAAGAAGGTTATAGGG ATCGAGTGCAGCAGCATCTCAGACTATGCTGTGAAAATAGTGAAGGCCAATAAGATGGATGATG TTGTTACCATCATCAAGgggaaggtggaggaggtggaccTGCCCGTGGAAGGTGTAGACATCATCATATCAGAGTGGATGGGTTACTGCCTCTTCTATGAGTCCATGCTCAACACAGTCATCTATGCCAGGGATAAGTGGCTGGTATGTATGA AACCAGATGGACTCATCTTGCCAGACAGGGCGACTCTTTACGTTACTGCCATTGAAGACAGGCAGTACAAGGACTACAAAATCCACT GGTGGGAGAACGTGTATGGATTTGATATGTCCTGCATTAAGGAGGTGGCGATAAAGGAACCTCTGGTGGATGTGGTCGACCCTAAACAGCTGGTTAGCAGCGCCTGTCTCATCAGGTGG GTGGACATCTACACGGTGAAGGCGGACGACCTCACCTTCACCT CATTCTGCCTGCAGGTGAAGAGGAACGACTACATCCACGCC CTGGTCACATACTTCAACATCGAGTTCACTCGCTGCCACAAGAGGACTGGATTCTCCACTA GTCCAGAGTCTCCATACACTCACTGGAAGCAGACAGTGTTCTACCTGGAAGATTACCTGACTGTGAAGACTGGAGAGGAGATCTTTGGCACCATCAGCATGAAGCCCAATGTCAAGAACAAC AGAGACCTGGACTTCACCGTTGACATCGACTTCAAGGGCCAGCTGTGTGAGCTGTCCAAGACGTCAGAGTACCGGATGCGTTAA